AACGACCTCTATTGCGTGCGGGCAAACATTCGCCGTCCCCTGCCAGTCCATTCCGAAGGGATCACCAAGGATCTGCTGTCACCACCCGGTGCATTCCTGACCGGCATGTTGGTGACTGTCGAGCCCGGCGGCGGCACGGATGCCTATGCTCACACTGGCCACGAATTCGGTGTCGTAACGACCGGCGAGGTCGAACTCGTGGTCGATTCCACGCGCTACATGTTGAAGACCGGGGACAGCTTCGCCTTCAAGAGCACGTTGCTGCATTCCTTCAGCAATCCGGGAACGGAGCACTGCACCATCGTGTGGGTGAACACCACGAAGCCTTCGGAGACGCGTGATGGCGACTGATGCTCTGCTTCGTCTGGATAGCGTGTCCAAGCATTTTTCAGGCGGCATTGTCGGCCTGAACAACATCAATCTTTCGATCGCAGAAGGGGAATTCCTGAGCCTTCTCGGTCCCTCGGGCTGCGGCAAGACCACGACGCTGCGCGTCATTGCAGGCTTCGAAGCCCCCACCGAGGGTGAAATCCGGCTTGATGGAAAAGACATCACGCCGCTTCGTGCTTTCGACCGGCCGGTCAACACCGTGTTCCAGGACTACGCGTTGTTTCCGCACATGTCGGTTGCCGAGAATGTGGGCTTCGGTCTTTCGCTGAGGAAGATTGCCGCTTCTGAGCGCCGCAAGCGCGTTGCCGCAGCGCTCGATATGGTCGGCCTTGCTGACAAGATTAACCAGCGGGTGCAGGCACTCTCCGGTGGTCAGCGCCAGCGCGTCGCGCTCGCTAGGGCGATTATCTGCGAACCTCGAGTCCTCCTTCTCGACGAGCCCCTCTCTGCACTCGACGCGCATCTGCGCGAGCAGATGCAGGTGGAACTGAAACGCCTGCAGCGTGAGCTGGGCACGACATTTGTGATGGTCACACATGACCAGACCGAAGCTCTGTCCATCTCCGATCGCATCGTGGTGATGAACAAGGCGGCAATCGAGCAGATTGCCTCGCCGTCGGTACTTTACGACCGGCCGGCAACAGCCTTCGTCGCCGGGTTCATCGGCACGAGCAACCTGCTGAAGGTGCGCCTGGTCAGTCGCGATGCATCGGTCTTGCGCTTCGCCGCAGGGACACTTTCCCTTGACGTGCCTTCGAACGGAAACACCGACTTGCAGCCGGGCGATGGCGCGACGCTGGGCGTGCGCCCCGAGGACATTCTTGTTTCGTACGAACGAGCCGAAGGCTCCGTGGGTGCGAGCGTGGAAAGCGTCGTTTTTCATGGACGCAGCCTGCGCGTGCACCTTCTCACCGAGGACAAGGACAGCCTGACGGCCGACATACCGCGGCAGGCAGAGCCTGCCGCTATGGCGACCGGTGAACACATCTTCGTATCGCTCCGGCCGGGCGCCTCCTGCCCGATCCTTCCGTCCTGAGCCAACCAACAACAGTGGAGTACCCATGAACAACCATCTGCAATTCTTCATCGACGGTTCCTGGGTCGATCCCGTGACCCCAAGGACGATCGACGTCATCGACCCGTCGACCGAGGAAGCCTATACGGCAATTTCCGCAGGCGCCGCTGCAGATGTGGACAAGGCGGTCCGCGCCGCAAAGAGCGCTTTCGCAAGCTTTTCGCTGACTTCCAAGGAAGAACGTCTCGCGCTCCTGAAGCGGATCCTTGAATGCTACAACGACCGTTTCGAGGATATTGCGCAGGCGGTTAGCCAGGAAATGGGCGCACCCTTGCCCTTCGCCCGGGATTCCCAGGCATGGGCAGGACGAGGGCATATGGAAGCAACCATCGCCGCTCTCGAAGGGTACACATTTAGCGAAGAACGCGGCTCGACGACGGTCATCAAGGAACCGATCGGTGTCTGCGCTCTCATCACGCCATGGAACTGGCCGCTGAACCAGATCGTGTGCAAGGTCGCTCCGGCGATAGCGGCGGGTTGCACGGTGGTGTTGAAGCCATCGGAAATCGCGCCGATCAGCGGCATCATATTCGCCGAAGTCATGGCGGCGGCTGGAACGCCGAAGGGTGTGTTCAACCTGGTAAATGGTACCGGTCCCGATGTCGGCCAGGTCATGGCGGGGCATCCCGACGTCGATATGGTCTCGTTCACAGGATCGACGCGCGCCGGCATCATGGTCGCGAAGACCGCGGCCGACACCGTCAAGCGCGTTGCGCAAGAACTTGGCGGCAAGTCCGCGAACATCATCCTGCCCGATGCCGATTTCGAGACAGCAGTGACAAAGGGCGTCCAGGGCTGCTTCAGCAATACCGGCCAATCCTGCGATGCGCCGACGCGTATGCTGGTGCCAGCCGACCGCCATGAAGAGGTTCTGGCGATTGCCAGGAAGGCTGCGGAAGCCTTCAGGACAGGCTCTCCGAAGGCCGATGGCATCGATCTCGGACCAGTTGTCAGCCAAATCCAGTATGACAAGATTCAGCGGCTGATCGAAAGCGGCATCAGCGAAGGTGCAACGCTGGTAACGGGCGGCCCGGGCCGGCCCGAGGGATTGAACCGCGGCTACTACATCCGCCCGACAGTCTTCGGCAATGTGACGCCGGACATGACAATTTCACGCGAGGAAATCTTCGGCCCTGTGCTGTCCATCATCTCCTACAAGGACGAGGAGGATGCCGTTCGCATTGCAAACGACACCGTCTACGGCCTTGCCGCCTATGTTCAATCGACGAACATCGAACGCGCCCGTGCAGTTGCCAAGCGCATGCGCGCCGGCTCCGTCTATCTCAACTATCCGGCCTGGGATACGTTCGCACCGTTCGGCGGCTACAAGCAGTCGGGAAACGGGCGCGAATATGCGGATTGGGCAATCCATGATTTCCTGGAAATCAAGGGTATCGTCGGCTGGGCGTAACCAATTGCCGTCATTTTCCCCCTGGTGGGCGGCTCTCTCACGGTTTGCGAGCGCCATCCACCACATCGGGTTGATGCCAACCGCAAGCTTCGGTTCAGTGATAGGCCCCGCCAAAGAGATGCCGGAAACAGCGGCTGACGGGTTGAGATGGCACCGGGCAAAGGCTATCAGGTGCCAATCGCAAGCGGGTTCTCCGCAAACATAAGGCAATCCCGGCATGACCCCAGATTTTCTCGTCACCCATTCCGGTGGCTTCCATGCCGATGAGCTGCTGTCCAGCGTCGTTCTCACCCGCCTCTTCCCGCAGGCCCGCCTCATTCGCAGCCGGTCACCGGAATGGATCACGCCGGCCGCCGATCGCATCATTTACGATGTGGGCGGCCTTTATGATCCTGCAGCCCAGGTCTTCGATCACCACCAGCGCGGGGCACCTCTTCGCGACGACGGCCAGCCATACAGTTCGTTCGGGCTGGTCTGGAAACATTATGGCCGCCGCTATCTTTCCGCCCTGGGTGTTTTGGAGGCAGATATCGAGGCGATACATACGTCGTTCGATACGAGCTTCGTGCTGCCGATCGATCTGGTCGATAACGGCGCGCTTAGCCCCTCGACCGCTGGATCGCTCGCGACGCTGACGTTGCCCGTTCTGCTGGAAACCTTGAAGCCGGTGTTCGACGAGACCGACCCGGGGGTGGACGATCGTGCATTCCACAGGGCGCTTGCTGTCGCGGGCGTTTTTGTCGAGGCAAAGATAGGGCAAAGCGCGGCGAAGTTCCGCGCTGAAGGGTTGGTGTATCAGGCCATAAGGCAAGCAGGGGAGAGCCGCGTTCTTGAGCTTCCCATGGGAATGCCGTTCCGTTCGGCCGTCGTGAAGTCGGGCGCCGATCACCTGCTGTTCGTCGTTCATCCGCGCGAAAAGGACTGGTGTGTGACCGGCATTCGTCGCGCGGAGGAGGGATTTGACCTGCGCGCGGATCTGCCCGCGGCTTGGGCCGGCTTAACGGGGCGGGACCTTGAGACGGCTTGTGGCGTCGATGGCGCGAGCTTCTGCCACAATGGTCGCTTCATCGCTGCCGCGAGAACCCGCGAGGCTGCGCTGGCAATGGCAGAGTTGGCGGTAGCGGAAGCGTCTCAGTCTCGCTAATCCAAAGTGGTGCTGCACTATTCCAAAACCTTGCTTCAAGTGACCAAATTTGCTTTTCTTTAAATGCCCGATTTCATGCAGAGACCGCGGTTAAATGCGGTCGAATTTGCAAATCTGACGGGATGCATGGCGACAACGACTATGAGTCGTGGATCGGGCCTGCGGCAAAAATGCCCTTGAAAATCTTGAAAGTCTTTTACAAAGACACAGCAAATGGCGCTCTAGCGCCGCCTGCTTGGAAGACGCACAATCCAGATCCTGTGAACGGGAGCAATGCGGTGACGCATCGCCGCCCGTCCAGCGCGACCGCCACGTCGTTTGATGTTGCGGTTGGATAGTCCCGAGGCGGGAGGAGCGCGCTATCGGATCTTATCGTCGTTCGGCGGCGTCGGGGACGTCCGCCATGGGAGGGAATATGTTTGAACGGCTTTTCAAGCTGAGTGAGCACGGAACGTCTGTCCGCACCGAAGTGATTGCGGGCGTCACGACGTTTCTCACGATGTCCTATATCATCTTCGTCAACCCTGACATCCTGTCGACAACGGGCATGGATCGGGATGCGATCTTCGTTGCAACCTGTCTGGCTGCGGCACTCGGCACGCTGATCATGGCGCTCGTCGCCAACTGGCCGATCGGCATGGCCCCGGGCATGGGCCTCAACGCCTTCTTCGCCTTCACCGTCGTCGCGGCGCTGGGCTTTACCTGGCAGCAGGCGCTGGGCGCGGTGTTCATTTCCGGCGTCATCTTCCTGATCCTGACGGTGACCGGCGTGCGAAGCTGGCTGATCGCCGGCATCCCCCATTCATTGAGAAGCGCCATCGCCGCCGGTATCGGGCTTTTCCTCGGCATCATCGCCTTGAAGAATGCCGGCATCGTCGTCGACAATCCGGCAACGCTCGTCGGCTTGGGCGATCTGAAGCAGACCGGGCCGCTGCTGGCGATCTTCGGTTTCTTCGTCATCGCAGTGCTCGATGCGCTCAGGGTCAAGGGCGCAATCCTGATCGGCATTCTCGCCGTTACCGTACTGTCCTGGGTCACCGGCGTCAGCGAATTCCGCGGCGTCGTTTCCATGCCCCCGTCGATCCTGCCGACTTTCATGCAGCTCGACATCATGGGCGCGCTGCATGGCGGCCTCGTCCACGTCATCCTCGTCTTCGTCCTCGTCGAAGTGTTCGATGCGACCGGCACGCTGATCGGTGTCGCCAAGCGGGCGAACCTGATCGAAGATGGCAAGCCGAGCCGCCTCGGCCGCGCACTGCTCGCAGACAGCACCGCCATCGTTGCGGGTTCCCTGATGGGCACCAGCAGCACGACGGCCTACGTCGAAAGCGCGTCGGGCGTACAGGCCGGCGGCCGCACGGGCCTGACTGCTCTGATCATCGCGATCTTCTTCCTGGCCGCCCTGTTCATCTCGCCGCTTGCCACTTCGGTTCCGACCTATGCGACGGCGCCGGCGCTGCTCTACGTGGCTGGCCTGATGATGCGCGAACTGACGGAAATCGACTGGGACGACCTGACGGAGGCGGCACCGGCGGCGCTGACCGCGCTTGCCATGCCGTTCACCTACTCGATCGCCAACGGTCTTGCCTTCGGCTTCGTCAGCTATGTCGTCCTGAAGGTGTTCACCGGCCGCTGGAGCATCCTGCATCCGGCCACCCAGATCGTAGCGGCGCTGTTCGTCATCCGCTTCGCCTTCTTCGCGGGATAAGAAAACCGCTCAAGCAAAAGGGCCGCGTC
This genomic stretch from Pararhizobium capsulatum DSM 1112 harbors:
- a CDS encoding NCS2 family permease; this translates as MFERLFKLSEHGTSVRTEVIAGVTTFLTMSYIIFVNPDILSTTGMDRDAIFVATCLAAALGTLIMALVANWPIGMAPGMGLNAFFAFTVVAALGFTWQQALGAVFISGVIFLILTVTGVRSWLIAGIPHSLRSAIAAGIGLFLGIIALKNAGIVVDNPATLVGLGDLKQTGPLLAIFGFFVIAVLDALRVKGAILIGILAVTVLSWVTGVSEFRGVVSMPPSILPTFMQLDIMGALHGGLVHVILVFVLVEVFDATGTLIGVAKRANLIEDGKPSRLGRALLADSTAIVAGSLMGTSSTTAYVESASGVQAGGRTGLTALIIAIFFLAALFISPLATSVPTYATAPALLYVAGLMMRELTEIDWDDLTEAAPAALTALAMPFTYSIANGLAFGFVSYVVLKVFTGRWSILHPATQIVAALFVIRFAFFAG
- a CDS encoding helix-turn-helix domain-containing protein; translated protein: MDADDVTSKAEREADEADVRVGRRVRALRLEKNLSLADLASKAGISIGALSQIERGMSSLRVRVIWPLAAALDVEPSALIADGSQPVNDLYCVRANIRRPLPVHSEGITKDLLSPPGAFLTGMLVTVEPGGGTDAYAHTGHEFGVVTTGEVELVVDSTRYMLKTGDSFAFKSTLLHSFSNPGTEHCTIVWVNTTKPSETRDGD
- a CDS encoding ABC transporter ATP-binding protein; the encoded protein is MATDALLRLDSVSKHFSGGIVGLNNINLSIAEGEFLSLLGPSGCGKTTTLRVIAGFEAPTEGEIRLDGKDITPLRAFDRPVNTVFQDYALFPHMSVAENVGFGLSLRKIAASERRKRVAAALDMVGLADKINQRVQALSGGQRQRVALARAIICEPRVLLLDEPLSALDAHLREQMQVELKRLQRELGTTFVMVTHDQTEALSISDRIVVMNKAAIEQIASPSVLYDRPATAFVAGFIGTSNLLKVRLVSRDASVLRFAAGTLSLDVPSNGNTDLQPGDGATLGVRPEDILVSYERAEGSVGASVESVVFHGRSLRVHLLTEDKDSLTADIPRQAEPAAMATGEHIFVSLRPGASCPILPS
- a CDS encoding MYG1 family protein → MTPDFLVTHSGGFHADELLSSVVLTRLFPQARLIRSRSPEWITPAADRIIYDVGGLYDPAAQVFDHHQRGAPLRDDGQPYSSFGLVWKHYGRRYLSALGVLEADIEAIHTSFDTSFVLPIDLVDNGALSPSTAGSLATLTLPVLLETLKPVFDETDPGVDDRAFHRALAVAGVFVEAKIGQSAAKFRAEGLVYQAIRQAGESRVLELPMGMPFRSAVVKSGADHLLFVVHPREKDWCVTGIRRAEEGFDLRADLPAAWAGLTGRDLETACGVDGASFCHNGRFIAAARTREAALAMAELAVAEASQSR
- a CDS encoding aldehyde dehydrogenase family protein, producing MNNHLQFFIDGSWVDPVTPRTIDVIDPSTEEAYTAISAGAAADVDKAVRAAKSAFASFSLTSKEERLALLKRILECYNDRFEDIAQAVSQEMGAPLPFARDSQAWAGRGHMEATIAALEGYTFSEERGSTTVIKEPIGVCALITPWNWPLNQIVCKVAPAIAAGCTVVLKPSEIAPISGIIFAEVMAAAGTPKGVFNLVNGTGPDVGQVMAGHPDVDMVSFTGSTRAGIMVAKTAADTVKRVAQELGGKSANIILPDADFETAVTKGVQGCFSNTGQSCDAPTRMLVPADRHEEVLAIARKAAEAFRTGSPKADGIDLGPVVSQIQYDKIQRLIESGISEGATLVTGGPGRPEGLNRGYYIRPTVFGNVTPDMTISREEIFGPVLSIISYKDEEDAVRIANDTVYGLAAYVQSTNIERARAVAKRMRAGSVYLNYPAWDTFAPFGGYKQSGNGREYADWAIHDFLEIKGIVGWA